A genomic region of Chrysiogenes arsenatis DSM 11915 contains the following coding sequences:
- a CDS encoding sensor domain-containing diguanylate cyclase, translated as MLEHQQIFATISMGIVVLDREMRVTTWNRWMTMHSCIREEDIVGKEIYEFYPELKTAAFKRFVQSVFQFGNYSTFSQKLHHYLIPMKNPHGSAEYLPAMQQNCTAGPIRDESGVITRIFITIQDATDYVMYEHRLIEMSKLDHLTRLYNRSHLDSCLAAEIARARRFGKSICLFMIDIDHFKVVNDTHGHLCGDYVLREMATILQQAVRIVDIVGRYGGEEFCCILPETSAENAFILAERLRSAIECAIITYNDIHLRITVSIGVAEYSGSTENTLEMLIGVADDALYLAKRQGRNRVVVGNISPKFHADASNKNPLVSQE; from the coding sequence ATGCTTGAGCACCAACAGATTTTTGCCACCATCAGTATGGGTATCGTCGTCTTAGATCGCGAAATGCGGGTTACGACGTGGAACCGTTGGATGACGATGCATAGTTGCATTCGCGAAGAGGATATTGTCGGGAAAGAGATCTATGAATTTTATCCCGAATTAAAAACCGCCGCGTTTAAGCGTTTTGTGCAAAGTGTATTTCAGTTCGGCAATTATTCTACTTTTTCGCAAAAACTTCACCACTACCTGATTCCAATGAAAAATCCTCATGGTTCTGCCGAATATCTTCCTGCTATGCAGCAGAATTGCACGGCGGGGCCGATTCGTGATGAGAGCGGGGTCATCACACGGATCTTTATTACCATTCAGGACGCAACTGACTACGTCATGTACGAACACCGACTGATTGAAATGAGCAAACTCGATCATCTGACGAGGCTTTACAACCGAAGTCATCTTGATTCTTGTCTTGCCGCAGAAATTGCCAGAGCGCGCCGGTTTGGTAAATCAATCTGCCTGTTTATGATCGATATTGACCATTTCAAGGTGGTCAACGATACCCACGGTCATTTATGTGGTGATTATGTTTTGCGCGAAATGGCGACCATCTTACAGCAAGCGGTGCGCATTGTGGATATTGTTGGGCGGTATGGGGGCGAAGAGTTTTGTTGTATTTTGCCAGAAACATCGGCTGAGAATGCTTTTATATTGGCAGAACGGCTTCGTTCCGCGATTGAATGTGCGATCATTACCTATAATGATATTCATCTGCGCATTACGGTTAGTATAGGTGTTGCCGAATATTCAGGGAGTACAGAGAACACCTTGGAAATGTTGATCGGTGTGGCAGACGATGCCCTCTATCTCGCGAAACGCCAGGGGCGCAACCGTGTTGTGGTGGGAAATATATCGCCGAAGTTTCATGCTGATGCCTCCAATAAAAATCCGTTGGTTTCGCAAGAATGA
- the umuC gene encoding translesion error-prone DNA polymerase V subunit UmuC translates to MISPMPLYALIDGNNFYASCEKIFRPDLKETPVVVFSNNDGCVVARSKEAKALGIKMGVPAFQIKNEIERHGIVAFSSNYPLYADMSARMMAILETLAPRMEIYSIDEAFLDVSGIGNVEPLAEYGQRVRQTVSKWIGITVGIGIGPTKTLAKLANYAAKKYPATNGVVDLTDSIRQRKLMEITPVSDVWGVGKKTTEKLHLYGIKTALQLAQANPQEIKRRFSVTLSRTIHELNGIPCFAFEESPPIQKQLICSRSFGKRITANVDMQEAVCTYAGNATAKLREQKLLTQHVTIFLQTSPFSESQPYYANSASMALGMATDDSRDIISAASSLLQSIWREGHAYSKAGVMLGEILPRHRKVRSLFEDEGEIQKSQQLMQALDRINRGGRGTIWFAAQGKPKEHTWDTRQVNLSPRYTTKWDELPVVR, encoded by the coding sequence ATGATTTCTCCAATGCCCCTCTATGCCTTGATCGACGGTAATAATTTTTACGCCAGTTGCGAAAAAATCTTTCGACCTGATCTCAAAGAGACTCCTGTTGTCGTTTTTTCCAATAACGATGGTTGCGTGGTGGCTCGTTCCAAGGAAGCCAAAGCATTAGGTATCAAAATGGGGGTACCTGCGTTTCAAATCAAAAATGAAATTGAGCGGCATGGGATTGTGGCGTTTTCCTCCAACTATCCACTCTACGCCGATATGTCGGCACGGATGATGGCGATTCTCGAAACCCTTGCACCGAGGATGGAAATATATTCGATCGATGAAGCGTTCCTTGATGTCAGTGGTATCGGCAACGTTGAACCACTTGCCGAATATGGGCAACGTGTACGCCAAACTGTATCCAAGTGGATTGGTATCACGGTAGGCATTGGGATCGGCCCTACAAAAACCCTTGCGAAACTCGCCAACTATGCTGCGAAAAAATACCCTGCGACGAATGGTGTCGTCGATCTTACCGACTCTATACGTCAAAGAAAGCTGATGGAAATCACCCCCGTTTCAGATGTGTGGGGTGTCGGGAAAAAGACCACCGAAAAACTGCACCTCTACGGCATTAAAACCGCGCTGCAACTAGCGCAGGCGAACCCGCAAGAAATCAAGCGGCGCTTTTCCGTAACCCTGTCGCGTACTATCCATGAACTGAATGGTATCCCGTGTTTTGCCTTCGAAGAAAGCCCTCCGATACAAAAGCAACTCATCTGTTCGCGCTCCTTTGGGAAACGGATTACGGCAAACGTTGATATGCAAGAAGCCGTCTGTACTTATGCCGGAAATGCGACAGCGAAACTGCGCGAGCAAAAACTTCTTACCCAGCACGTTACCATTTTTCTTCAAACCAGCCCTTTTAGTGAAAGCCAGCCTTATTATGCGAATAGTGCAAGTATGGCGCTTGGCATGGCCACTGACGATAGTCGTGACATTATCAGTGCTGCCAGCTCACTCTTACAAAGCATTTGGCGCGAAGGGCATGCGTATAGTAAAGCTGGAGTTATGCTGGGTGAAATACTCCCACGCCACCGTAAAGTGCGGAGTCTTTTTGAAGACGAAGGGGAAATCCAAAAGAGCCAACAACTGATGCAAGCCCTTGATCGTATTAACCGTGGCGGACGCGGCACAATCTGGTTTGCTGCCCAAGGGAAACCCAAAGAGCACACGTGGGATACGCGACAGGTCAACCTGTCGCCGCGTTATACTACAAAATGGGATGAGTTGCCCGTTGTGCGTTAG
- the umuD gene encoding translesion error-prone DNA polymerase V autoproteolytic subunit translates to MSIAILGTCQLPDKPLQIPLYVEAVRAGFPSPAQDYIEKMLDLNELCIRNPTATFFVRAEGDSMREAGIAPGDILIVDRSLEAQHGDIVVAGFHGELTVKKLEMRPTVRLVPMNSFYAPIEVPDGADVDIFGVVTTIIHAVKRLL, encoded by the coding sequence ATGAGTATTGCCATACTTGGCACATGCCAACTCCCTGATAAACCATTGCAAATTCCGCTGTATGTAGAAGCGGTGCGGGCAGGTTTTCCATCCCCTGCGCAAGATTATATAGAGAAGATGCTTGATCTTAATGAGCTGTGTATTCGCAACCCTACGGCCACTTTTTTTGTCCGTGCGGAAGGGGATTCGATGAGAGAAGCGGGTATTGCTCCGGGCGATATTTTGATTGTTGATCGTTCGCTTGAGGCTCAGCACGGTGATATTGTGGTTGCCGGGTTTCATGGAGAGCTGACGGTGAAAAAACTCGAAATGAGACCAACCGTGCGACTGGTTCCCATGAATTCGTTCTATGCTCCGATTGAGGTGCCAGATGGCGCCGACGTTGATATCTTCGGGGTTGTCACCACTATTATTCATGCGGTGAAGCGACTGTTATGA
- a CDS encoding chemotaxis protein CheC codes for MDAEKSYLNEIERDVLQEIMNISFGQAAAGISDVIDQHVTLTVPVIQVIPFAEVFRCIRKEIPDVNDMSMITQFFSGKFSGSSLLLFPHGEGKKLLRLFDSSNTIIADYPDVDVLEKEGLIEVSNIVIGACISKIAELLDDVVTYSPPRFFVKDQIHTSLNSAFEVQNSYAIYFKTVFHLEHFNASGYLFLISNDITLDWLKKAIASYLEKYA; via the coding sequence ATGGACGCAGAGAAAAGCTACTTAAATGAAATAGAGCGGGATGTTCTGCAAGAAATTATGAATATCTCTTTTGGGCAAGCGGCTGCCGGAATTTCAGATGTTATTGATCAGCATGTCACGCTGACGGTGCCTGTCATTCAGGTCATCCCATTTGCAGAGGTATTCCGCTGCATTCGCAAAGAAATACCCGATGTCAATGATATGAGTATGATTACGCAGTTTTTCAGTGGTAAGTTTAGCGGCTCAAGCCTGCTTCTCTTTCCCCATGGCGAAGGGAAGAAGCTTCTGCGGTTATTTGACAGCAGCAACACCATTATCGCAGATTATCCTGATGTCGATGTGCTTGAAAAAGAGGGATTGATTGAAGTAAGTAATATCGTCATCGGGGCATGTATCAGTAAAATTGCTGAGTTGCTGGATGATGTTGTGACGTATTCGCCACCCCGTTTTTTTGTGAAAGATCAAATTCACACATCGCTGAATTCTGCTTTTGAAGTGCAGAATTCGTATGCGATTTATTTTAAGACGGTTTTTCACCTCGAACACTTTAATGCAAGCGGATACCTCTTTTTAATCAGCAACGATATTACGTTAGACTGGCTTAAAAAAGCTATCGCCAGCTATTTGGAAAAATATGCTTGA
- the rpsO gene encoding 30S ribosomal protein S15, translating to MALTKERKGELITQFGLAGGDTGSPEVQVAILTERINYLTEHFKEHIHDFHSRRGLLMLVGKRRRLLDYLKGKDIERYRSLITKLGIRK from the coding sequence ATGGCACTCACGAAAGAACGCAAAGGCGAACTCATTACTCAATTCGGTCTTGCTGGTGGCGACACTGGCTCCCCCGAGGTACAGGTAGCGATCCTCACAGAGCGGATCAACTACCTTACTGAACACTTTAAAGAGCACATTCACGACTTCCACTCACGTCGTGGTCTGCTGATGCTCGTCGGTAAACGCCGTCGGTTGCTCGACTACCTGAAAGGGAAAGATATCGAGCGCTACCGCAGTTTGATTACCAAACTCGGCATCCGGAAGTAA
- a CDS encoding SPFH domain-containing protein, whose amino-acid sequence MYESLTFWVTLAAALFLVTSFAVRIVPQAHYMIVERLGKYHRTLAPGLSLIIPFVDKVVSKISTKEAMVNIPKQSVITRDNVTITIDGVCFIVTHNAVDATYKVLDLYSSISNLAITNMRAVIGEMDLDQILSGRDVINTKVMMQLDLASSSWGTKIMRVEVSEISVPDQVKRAMEMQMTAEREKRAIETRAEADKVKVQKESDADLYQAQKKAEAQERLAQADAFAQKATAEGQKAAMEMINSAMQDNQLAAQFLLEKDRIAAWNTLAKNDAVSKWVVPAEMSSMASGIGLLSDLFNKGKQP is encoded by the coding sequence ATGTACGAATCACTTACGTTTTGGGTAACGCTGGCGGCAGCACTTTTTTTGGTGACGTCATTTGCGGTTCGCATTGTACCCCAAGCGCACTACATGATTGTAGAGCGCCTTGGAAAATATCATCGGACGCTTGCGCCGGGGCTGAGTCTTATTATCCCGTTTGTTGATAAAGTAGTAAGTAAGATTTCTACCAAAGAGGCGATGGTGAATATTCCCAAGCAGTCGGTAATTACGCGCGATAACGTTACTATCACTATCGATGGTGTGTGTTTTATCGTTACCCATAATGCGGTTGATGCGACGTATAAAGTGCTCGATCTCTACAGCTCTATTTCAAATCTTGCGATCACCAATATGCGGGCTGTCATCGGTGAAATGGATCTTGACCAGATCCTTTCCGGTCGCGACGTCATCAATACCAAAGTGATGATGCAGCTTGATCTCGCCTCAAGTTCTTGGGGTACTAAAATCATGCGGGTTGAAGTGAGCGAAATTTCCGTTCCCGATCAGGTCAAAAGAGCGATGGAAATGCAAATGACTGCCGAGCGTGAAAAGCGAGCCATCGAAACTCGTGCCGAAGCGGATAAAGTGAAGGTGCAAAAAGAGTCAGATGCGGATCTCTATCAGGCGCAAAAGAAAGCAGAAGCCCAAGAGCGTCTTGCGCAAGCTGATGCCTTTGCCCAAAAGGCTACTGCCGAAGGGCAGAAAGCGGCGATGGAAATGATCAACAGCGCGATGCAAGATAATCAACTTGCGGCCCAGTTCCTGCTCGAAAAAGACCGTATTGCCGCTTGGAATACCCTTGCGAAAAATGATGCTGTTAGTAAATGGGTCGTCCCTGCCGAAATGTCGAGCATGGCATCCGGCATCGGCCTTCTTTCAGACTTGTTCAATAAAGGCAAACAGCCATGA
- a CDS encoding D-sedoheptulose 7-phosphate isomerase, producing the protein MSENYQFSGNIDDQWNEHLAVANATRIALSEPLLQVVHATVAALQAGNKILVMGNGGSASDAMHLAGEIIGRFRRERRAWPAIALCADNAALTAIGNDYGYDQVFRRQVEGLCQTGDIVIGISTSGNSPNVVLALEEAKRLGGITVALSGRDGGKIAAMADHALVVPSPHTPRIQEMHITLIHLFCDLVEEAMVSQ; encoded by the coding sequence ATGAGTGAAAATTACCAGTTTTCCGGCAATATTGATGATCAATGGAACGAGCACCTTGCCGTAGCAAACGCCACACGCATTGCACTGAGTGAGCCGTTACTTCAGGTAGTGCATGCGACTGTCGCTGCCCTGCAAGCAGGGAATAAAATATTGGTGATGGGTAATGGTGGTTCAGCCTCAGACGCTATGCACTTGGCGGGTGAGATTATTGGCCGCTTTCGCCGTGAACGGCGCGCATGGCCCGCTATTGCGCTCTGTGCCGATAATGCGGCGCTGACGGCGATAGGCAATGACTATGGATATGATCAGGTGTTTCGTCGCCAGGTTGAAGGGTTGTGTCAGACGGGAGATATTGTGATTGGTATAAGCACGTCAGGCAATTCGCCGAATGTGGTACTGGCGCTGGAAGAGGCAAAACGCCTTGGGGGAATTACGGTTGCACTTTCAGGGCGTGATGGCGGAAAAATAGCCGCCATGGCTGATCACGCCTTAGTGGTACCGTCACCCCACACGCCGCGCATTCAGGAAATGCACATTACGCTCATCCATCTTTTTTGTGATTTGGTAGAGGAAGCAATGGTGTCGCAATAA
- the pnp gene encoding polyribonucleotide nucleotidyltransferase, whose amino-acid sequence MHSVSVEFGGKIIEIETGKVARQADGAVLVKQGDNVVLVTAVSSKSARDGIDFFPLTVNYQEKRYSTGKVPGGYKKREGMPSDGETLISRLIDRPLRPLFPEGYVNETQVIATVLASDGETPADALAMYGAACALHISDIPFGGPLGACRIGRINGEFVLNPTFAQMRESDIDIFLASTRGAILMVEAGANEVPNDDIVAAIAYGHDAIGKLLDAQEELRRIAGNPKREYSLLTIPTEIMDQVDVAFRQKINDALSIGNKLETYEALSRLKSEVSEYFTAQIGAEAFEPLKKHYKAAFSELERRVLRWNVLDHSRRVDGRALDEIRQITIEPSFLPRVHGSVLFTRGETQAIVVTTLGTSSDEQFVENLEGESKSNYLFHYNFPPYSVGECGILRSPGRREIGHGALARRAIEPILPKDGSFPYTLRIVSEITESNGSSSMASACGASLSLMDAGVPVTGAVSGIAMGLILEGDRYSILSDILGLEDHLGDMDFKVAGTARGVTALQMDIKVEGITIDIMKAAIAKAHEGRMFILGKMNDVLAMPRAEMSEHAPRIVTIQVKPDRIRDIIGTGGKIIRGIVEETGAKIDIEDSGLCRVASSNAESLRRAVAIIEGILTEPEIGKVYRGTVKKIAEFGAFVEFLPNTDGLLHISQIDHRRIAQVTDVLNEGDVIDVKLIEIDSRTGKFKLSRKELLERPEGMAEEESHGGGERPPRRPHSDRDHRGGDRDRGDRGGYNRNR is encoded by the coding sequence ATGCATTCAGTATCAGTAGAATTCGGCGGGAAAATTATCGAGATCGAAACGGGCAAAGTAGCTCGTCAAGCCGATGGGGCAGTCCTCGTCAAACAAGGTGATAACGTTGTGCTGGTCACAGCGGTAAGCAGTAAAAGTGCACGTGACGGGATCGATTTTTTTCCACTCACCGTAAACTACCAAGAGAAAAGGTATAGCACCGGAAAAGTCCCTGGTGGTTACAAGAAGCGCGAAGGCATGCCATCAGACGGGGAAACACTTATTTCCCGTCTGATTGACCGGCCGCTCCGTCCACTTTTCCCTGAAGGGTATGTTAACGAAACGCAAGTGATTGCGACGGTACTCGCGTCCGATGGCGAAACGCCTGCTGATGCGCTGGCCATGTATGGCGCAGCCTGTGCGCTCCATATTTCGGACATCCCGTTTGGTGGCCCACTCGGCGCCTGCCGCATTGGTCGCATCAATGGAGAATTTGTTCTGAACCCCACATTTGCTCAGATGCGCGAAAGTGATATTGATATTTTCCTTGCTTCGACACGCGGCGCTATCCTGATGGTAGAAGCGGGTGCGAACGAAGTGCCGAACGATGATATCGTCGCGGCTATTGCCTATGGCCATGACGCCATTGGTAAACTGCTTGACGCACAAGAGGAACTGCGACGCATTGCGGGAAATCCAAAACGTGAATACTCGCTCTTAACGATTCCAACCGAGATCATGGATCAGGTTGATGTGGCGTTCCGCCAGAAAATTAACGATGCGTTGAGCATTGGCAATAAACTTGAAACTTACGAAGCGCTGAGCCGCCTGAAGAGTGAAGTGTCTGAATACTTTACCGCTCAGATTGGTGCCGAAGCCTTTGAACCGCTTAAAAAGCACTATAAAGCCGCTTTCAGTGAACTTGAACGTCGCGTGTTGCGTTGGAACGTGCTTGATCACAGCCGCCGTGTTGATGGTCGTGCGCTGGACGAAATTCGTCAGATTACCATCGAGCCATCGTTTCTCCCCCGTGTACACGGCAGCGTTCTCTTTACGCGTGGCGAAACTCAGGCCATAGTTGTGACAACCTTAGGGACGTCTTCTGATGAACAATTCGTCGAAAATCTCGAAGGGGAATCAAAATCCAACTACCTCTTTCATTATAACTTCCCGCCGTACAGTGTTGGCGAATGCGGCATTCTCCGCTCACCGGGACGTCGCGAAATCGGCCACGGGGCGCTCGCGCGTCGTGCCATCGAGCCGATTCTTCCGAAAGATGGCAGCTTCCCGTACACGCTGCGCATTGTTTCTGAAATCACCGAATCAAATGGCTCTTCCAGCATGGCAAGCGCTTGTGGCGCATCACTTTCACTGATGGATGCTGGTGTTCCTGTCACAGGCGCAGTTTCTGGGATCGCGATGGGGCTGATTCTTGAAGGGGATCGCTACTCTATCCTTTCCGACATCCTTGGTCTTGAAGATCACCTTGGTGATATGGACTTTAAAGTTGCTGGGACAGCGCGTGGCGTAACTGCCTTGCAGATGGATATCAAAGTCGAAGGGATCACCATCGATATTATGAAAGCCGCGATTGCCAAAGCGCATGAAGGGCGGATGTTTATCCTTGGCAAAATGAACGACGTACTCGCTATGCCACGTGCGGAAATGAGTGAACACGCGCCGCGGATTGTTACGATACAAGTCAAACCAGATCGTATTCGTGACATCATTGGTACCGGCGGGAAAATCATTCGTGGCATTGTGGAAGAGACAGGCGCGAAGATCGATATCGAAGATAGCGGCCTGTGTCGCGTGGCTTCGAGCAATGCCGAAAGTCTCCGTCGTGCCGTTGCCATTATCGAAGGAATTCTCACCGAACCTGAGATTGGGAAAGTCTACCGTGGTACGGTGAAAAAAATTGCTGAGTTTGGCGCCTTCGTTGAATTCCTGCCAAACACCGACGGCCTGCTGCATATCTCGCAAATCGATCACCGTCGCATTGCGCAGGTGACTGACGTCCTGAATGAAGGCGACGTTATTGATGTTAAATTGATTGAGATAGATAGCCGCACGGGCAAGTTTAAACTTTCCCGCAAGGAACTCTTAGAGCGCCCTGAAGGGATGGCTGAAGAGGAAAGTCATGGTGGCGGAGAACGTCCACCACGCCGCCCTCACAGTGATCGAGACCACCGTGGTGGCGACCGTGATCGTGGTGATCGCGGTGGCTACAACCGAAACCGCTAA
- a CDS encoding glycosyltransferase family 4 protein has translation MTPNEPFSLCFIRRHFSLYGGAERYLSRLIETLGSRYDQHVIAERWEDVPHMTLHRVSKHRWRGVKRFAMAVETILARNAFDVVFSLERTVGQDIYRAGDGVHREWLNIKRQHLRGNWMKEWLNPKNREILTLERQLFAQTPVIIANSQMVKRNVMQHYGVPEQRIQVIYNGVVVPDIASRDELRTQVLTEARIPSDRPIFTYVGSGFERKGVGLFLQGLALLKAPCHAFIVGKGDLRPYQKLARTLGIEQRVTFTGPVKEPALYYAAANLFVLPTYYDPFSNTCLEAASWGTAVLTSSNNGASELLHNAGVLEHFTPEELANKMEPFLDHTRAREHGAQARCIAEEFSIESNVEQTIAVIQAVIASKQRGVCV, from the coding sequence GTGACACCGAATGAACCATTTTCGCTCTGTTTTATCCGCCGCCACTTTTCGTTATATGGGGGAGCCGAGCGCTACCTTTCGCGTCTCATCGAAACACTTGGGAGTCGGTACGATCAGCACGTGATTGCCGAGCGCTGGGAGGATGTCCCGCACATGACGTTGCACCGCGTGTCAAAGCATCGTTGGCGCGGCGTGAAGCGTTTTGCTATGGCAGTGGAAACTATCCTTGCGCGCAACGCGTTTGATGTGGTGTTCAGTCTGGAGCGAACCGTTGGTCAGGATATCTACCGTGCGGGTGATGGTGTGCATCGCGAGTGGCTCAATATCAAACGTCAGCATTTGCGTGGCAATTGGATGAAAGAGTGGTTGAATCCCAAGAATAGGGAAATCCTGACGTTAGAAAGGCAACTCTTTGCGCAAACTCCAGTTATTATTGCGAATAGCCAAATGGTAAAGCGCAATGTGATGCAGCATTATGGCGTTCCTGAGCAGCGGATACAGGTTATTTATAATGGTGTTGTTGTGCCGGATATTGCTTCGCGGGATGAGCTGCGTACCCAGGTGCTGACAGAGGCAAGAATTCCCTCTGATAGGCCTATTTTTACCTATGTTGGGAGTGGTTTTGAACGCAAAGGGGTAGGGTTGTTCCTGCAAGGTCTCGCCTTATTAAAGGCTCCTTGCCATGCTTTTATTGTTGGCAAAGGTGATCTCCGCCCATACCAGAAGTTAGCGCGCACACTTGGCATTGAACAGCGCGTGACGTTTACCGGCCCCGTGAAGGAACCTGCGTTGTACTATGCAGCGGCGAACCTCTTTGTTTTGCCAACGTACTACGACCCTTTTAGTAATACTTGTCTTGAAGCAGCTTCATGGGGTACGGCTGTGTTGACGTCGAGCAATAATGGTGCATCGGAACTTCTTCACAATGCTGGAGTGCTTGAGCACTTTACTCCTGAAGAGTTGGCGAATAAAATGGAGCCATTTTTAGATCACACACGAGCACGCGAGCATGGCGCGCAAGCACGATGCATCGCGGAGGAATTTTCCATCGAAAGCAACGTTGAACAAACAATAGCGGTTATTCAGGCGGTTATCGCCAGTAAACAAAGAGGAGTGTGTGTATGA
- a CDS encoding SDR family oxidoreductase, protein MPQPVALITGAAQTIGRSIVEKLRQHHWRVAALDCDEDAIADAQNTWAAGDNEILWLTADVASETDVANCIQRIVSQWERLDAVVNNAAITNPVSERPEDLQFDFWQRVIAVNLSGSFLVCKYAIPFLKKYNGAIINIASTRALQSEPNCEAYAASKGGLLSLTHALAASLAGNVRVNAISPGWIDTGPWKSTTKRQSLLSNPADHAWHWTGRIGLPEDVASMVHYLFSPAAGFITGQNFIIDGGVTRKMVYPPET, encoded by the coding sequence ATGCCACAACCGGTAGCCCTTATTACAGGAGCCGCCCAAACTATTGGGCGCAGTATTGTAGAGAAGCTGCGTCAACACCACTGGCGAGTGGCCGCACTTGACTGTGATGAGGACGCTATTGCGGACGCACAAAACACATGGGCTGCTGGTGATAATGAGATTCTGTGGCTCACCGCTGACGTGGCGAGTGAAACTGATGTGGCAAATTGCATTCAGCGCATAGTCAGCCAGTGGGAGCGGCTGGACGCCGTCGTGAACAATGCTGCCATAACGAACCCCGTTAGCGAACGGCCAGAAGACCTTCAGTTTGATTTCTGGCAACGGGTAATAGCGGTCAACCTGAGCGGATCATTTTTGGTATGCAAATACGCCATTCCCTTCTTAAAAAAATACAACGGCGCCATTATCAACATCGCCTCTACCCGCGCCTTACAATCAGAACCCAACTGCGAAGCCTACGCCGCAAGTAAAGGAGGCCTACTCAGCCTGACCCATGCCCTTGCCGCATCGCTTGCCGGAAACGTACGCGTCAATGCCATTAGCCCCGGATGGATCGACACTGGGCCATGGAAATCTACCACCAAACGTCAGTCATTGCTGAGCAATCCTGCCGACCACGCATGGCATTGGACTGGACGTATCGGATTACCCGAAGATGTCGCATCGATGGTGCATTATCTCTTTTCGCCAGCAGCAGGATTTATCACAGGGCAGAACTTTATTATTGATGGGGGAGTAACGCGCAAAATGGTTTACCCACCAGAAACATGA
- a CDS encoding response regulator: MAKILIVDDSIVARMSLKSAIPKDQGHEITEAKDGASALETFRQISPDVTFLDLTMPDMNGLDVLHEIMQEHPTANVIVVTADIQKRVTERAMQLGAFALLKKPPVKESVQDALRQVLAQ, encoded by the coding sequence ATGGCTAAAATCTTAATCGTTGATGACTCCATTGTGGCACGCATGAGCCTTAAAAGTGCCATCCCGAAAGATCAGGGGCACGAAATTACCGAAGCAAAAGATGGCGCTTCGGCGCTGGAAACCTTTCGCCAGATTTCCCCTGACGTGACATTTCTCGACTTGACCATGCCAGACATGAATGGTCTTGATGTTCTGCATGAAATCATGCAAGAACATCCTACCGCGAACGTAATAGTGGTAACTGCAGATATACAAAAGCGTGTGACCGAACGGGCGATGCAACTTGGCGCATTTGCTCTGCTCAAGAAGCCACCGGTCAAGGAGAGTGTTCAAGACGCCTTGCGACAAGTGCTGGCGCAGTAG
- a CDS encoding NfeD family protein, translating into MMPLAPLWLGGIAAALIIIELIFFPGTFVMMWFGAGFAATALIHALFPALLGHWALQSALAAAVGLVLLLLLRKRFIDTTPHPEIEAINTHGIGIVKGEFVEYSGTLWRYDAQSTVPFPDGTKVEVMAIDENRLTVRELQP; encoded by the coding sequence ATGATGCCACTGGCACCACTCTGGCTTGGTGGCATTGCCGCCGCGTTGATCATTATCGAACTCATTTTTTTTCCTGGCACTTTTGTCATGATGTGGTTTGGAGCTGGATTTGCGGCAACGGCACTTATTCACGCCCTTTTTCCAGCACTGCTTGGTCACTGGGCATTGCAAAGTGCCCTTGCGGCAGCCGTCGGGCTGGTCTTGCTCCTCTTGCTGCGCAAACGGTTTATTGACACCACGCCGCATCCCGAAATAGAAGCCATCAACACACATGGAATTGGTATCGTGAAGGGGGAATTCGTGGAATACAGTGGAACGCTTTGGCGATACGATGCACAAAGTACTGTCCCATTTCCTGATGGAACCAAAGTCGAAGTGATGGCTATTGATGAAAACCGGCTGACTGTACGGGAATTACAGCCGTAA